Proteins from a genomic interval of Streptomyces sp. NBC_01445:
- a CDS encoding transposase family protein produces the protein MVTYVATLDVPRHVVDHLARLLAAHRRLIGTPHGSRALGPFRQAVLVLRWFRERGCVHCLARDAGISQATGYRYLHEGIDVLADQTPDLHDVLTRCQEEGMTHVILDGTLIESDRVSGERENGNDLWFSQKHKAFGGNVQFLSAPDGTPLWVCEVEPGSTPDITAARIHVLPALYKAAAQGLPTLGDKGYIGAGIGIRIPVRRPKGRSEQALHIDIRMANALIRHVRALGERAAAELKEPWRALKRVTLSPCRIGDITRAALVLNQRWK, from the coding sequence TTGGTCACCTATGTTGCCACGCTCGATGTCCCCCGCCACGTCGTGGACCACCTCGCCCGTCTGCTGGCCGCGCACCGCCGCCTGATCGGCACTCCGCACGGCTCGCGGGCGCTCGGGCCGTTCCGACAGGCCGTGTTGGTGTTGCGCTGGTTCCGGGAACGCGGCTGCGTGCACTGCCTGGCGCGAGACGCCGGGATCTCGCAGGCCACCGGCTACCGCTACCTGCACGAGGGCATCGACGTCCTTGCCGACCAGACCCCCGACCTGCACGACGTCCTGACACGCTGCCAGGAGGAGGGAATGACGCACGTGATTCTGGACGGCACCCTGATCGAGTCAGACCGCGTCTCCGGGGAGCGCGAGAACGGCAACGACCTCTGGTTCAGCCAGAAGCACAAGGCGTTCGGCGGCAACGTGCAGTTCCTCTCCGCCCCGGACGGCACTCCGCTGTGGGTCTGCGAGGTTGAGCCCGGATCGACGCCTGACATCACCGCGGCCCGGATCCACGTCCTGCCTGCGCTCTACAAGGCGGCTGCCCAGGGCCTGCCGACCCTGGGGGACAAGGGCTACATCGGGGCGGGCATCGGCATACGCATCCCCGTCCGCCGCCCGAAGGGCCGCTCCGAGCAAGCCCTCCACATCGACATCCGGATGGCGAACGCCCTGATCAGGCACGTCCGAGCCCTGGGGGAACGTGCCGCCGCCGAGCTCAAGGAACCCTGGCGTGCGCTCAAGCGCGTCACACTCAGCCCCTGCCGCATCGGCGACATCACCCGCGCCGCGCTCGTCCTCAACCAGCGTTGGAAGTGA
- a CDS encoding MarR family winged helix-turn-helix transcriptional regulator, with translation MFSRIRFRTVSQPRASVQDVNHVADELVVCLPALARAMERQIGPDFEHPKPPEAQIALLRHVEANDGVTVRRAADALLMKPNNVSAMVTQLTEQGLLERRQDSADKRVAHLHLTSASRQQLAEVQHLMSSLLRRALRSMTEDELEALDSALTALHALNERLHPDTH, from the coding sequence ATGTTCAGCCGCATACGTTTTCGGACTGTGAGCCAGCCCAGAGCATCCGTTCAGGACGTCAACCACGTAGCTGACGAGCTAGTCGTGTGTCTGCCCGCGCTGGCTCGGGCCATGGAACGGCAGATCGGCCCGGACTTCGAACACCCCAAACCGCCCGAGGCGCAGATTGCGCTGCTCCGTCACGTTGAGGCCAATGACGGGGTCACGGTGCGGAGGGCGGCAGACGCACTGCTGATGAAGCCCAACAACGTGAGCGCAATGGTGACGCAGCTGACCGAGCAGGGTCTGCTGGAACGCCGACAGGACTCTGCCGACAAGCGCGTTGCGCACCTGCACCTCACATCGGCCTCGCGGCAGCAGCTCGCCGAGGTCCAGCACCTGATGAGCAGCCTGCTCAGACGGGCGCTGCGGAGCATGACCGAGGACGAACTGGAGGCTCTCGACTCGGCGTTGACCGCACTGCATGCCCTGAACGAGCGCCTTCACCCCGACACGCACTGA
- a CDS encoding MSCRAMM family protein, whose translation MTISGHVRGAESAPVPHASLTLISLDGRQSGRAVAHPDGSYEIAASAADSYVLIAAADGYRPQASSVVVGEAPVAYDVLLSGTSGLIGTVRSAESKEPVDSAMVVAADVRGDVLAAELTDADGTFAFTEMTPGSLTLAVTATGYRPLALPVEVAPQGVTRTEIELPAGAQVSGVVTAVGRPLADARVTLVDAAGNVVAASATGEDGAYAFSDLDGGSYTVFATGYPPKARDLSVRGSSIDGHDIELAHPGE comes from the coding sequence ATGACGATCAGCGGCCACGTCAGAGGAGCCGAATCCGCCCCCGTGCCCCACGCCTCCCTGACCCTCATCTCGCTGGACGGGCGGCAGTCGGGCCGCGCGGTGGCCCACCCGGACGGCTCCTACGAAATCGCCGCGTCGGCCGCGGACAGCTACGTACTGATCGCCGCGGCCGACGGTTACCGGCCCCAGGCCTCCAGCGTCGTGGTGGGCGAGGCACCGGTCGCGTACGACGTCCTGCTCTCCGGCACCAGCGGCTTGATCGGCACGGTCCGGTCCGCGGAGAGCAAGGAGCCTGTCGACAGCGCCATGGTCGTCGCGGCCGATGTACGCGGCGACGTGCTGGCGGCCGAGCTCACCGACGCGGACGGCACCTTCGCCTTCACCGAGATGACACCCGGGTCGCTGACCCTCGCGGTCACCGCCACCGGGTACCGGCCGCTGGCCCTGCCCGTCGAAGTCGCCCCGCAGGGCGTCACCAGGACCGAGATCGAGCTGCCAGCGGGGGCGCAAGTGAGCGGCGTGGTAACGGCAGTCGGCCGGCCGCTGGCCGATGCCCGGGTCACGCTCGTCGATGCCGCAGGCAACGTGGTCGCCGCCTCGGCCACCGGCGAAGACGGCGCGTACGCCTTCTCCGACCTGGACGGTGGCAGCTACACGGTCTTCGCGACCGGCTACCCGCCGAAGGCCAGGGACCTGTCCGTCCGGGGCAGCTCCATCGACGGCCACGACATCGAACTCGCCCACCCCGGCGAGTGA
- a CDS encoding acetyl-CoA C-acetyltransferase: MPEAVVVAAARTPIGRAFKGSLKEVRPDDLAAAAIRATLDQVPALDPTQIDDLHLGCAEPSGEHGGNMARRVAVQLGLDEVPGTTVNRFCSSSLQTARMAFHAIKAGEGHAFISAGVECVSRYQRFGAAGADSDDVLNPAFDQARARTANDALSNQRWTNPRADGQLPDIYLAMGQTAENVGGLRQVGRREQDDYAVRSQQLAAQAANSGFFAREITPVRLPDGTMMVSDDSPRPGTTIEALAQLKPAFRPGGTVTAGNSCPLNDGAAAVIIMSDIRARELGITPLARIVATGVSGLSPEIMGLGPVEATRRALTHAGLSIGDIDLFEMNEAFAAQVIASQRELRIPVERLNVHGGAIALGHPFGATGARIMTTLINGLRTRDAQWGVETMCVGGGQGMAMVLERLS; this comes from the coding sequence ATGCCTGAAGCCGTCGTTGTCGCTGCCGCCCGAACCCCGATCGGGCGCGCGTTCAAGGGCTCCCTCAAGGAGGTGCGCCCGGACGATCTGGCCGCGGCCGCCATTCGCGCGACCCTCGACCAGGTACCCGCCCTGGATCCGACACAGATCGACGACCTGCACCTCGGCTGCGCCGAGCCCAGCGGGGAGCACGGCGGAAACATGGCTCGCCGTGTGGCCGTACAGCTGGGCCTAGACGAGGTGCCCGGCACCACGGTCAACCGGTTCTGCTCATCGTCGCTGCAGACCGCGCGCATGGCCTTTCACGCCATCAAGGCCGGAGAAGGTCACGCGTTCATCAGCGCCGGAGTCGAGTGCGTATCCCGGTACCAGCGGTTCGGAGCGGCCGGCGCGGACTCCGACGACGTACTGAACCCGGCCTTCGACCAGGCGCGAGCGCGCACCGCGAACGACGCCCTGAGCAACCAACGTTGGACCAACCCCCGAGCCGACGGTCAACTGCCCGACATCTACCTGGCCATGGGGCAGACCGCCGAAAACGTAGGTGGCTTGCGTCAAGTAGGCCGCCGGGAGCAGGACGACTACGCCGTGCGCAGCCAGCAGTTGGCCGCCCAGGCCGCCAACTCCGGCTTCTTCGCACGGGAGATCACCCCCGTGCGACTGCCGGACGGAACGATGATGGTGAGCGACGACAGCCCCCGCCCGGGCACAACGATCGAAGCCCTCGCCCAACTCAAGCCGGCCTTCCGACCTGGCGGAACGGTGACCGCGGGCAACTCCTGCCCCCTCAACGACGGCGCCGCCGCAGTGATCATCATGAGCGACATCCGGGCACGCGAACTGGGCATCACCCCCCTGGCGCGGATCGTGGCCACCGGCGTCTCGGGGCTCTCCCCCGAGATCATGGGCCTGGGCCCTGTCGAAGCCACCCGCCGAGCCCTCACCCACGCCGGTCTCTCCATCGGGGACATCGACCTGTTCGAGATGAACGAGGCGTTCGCCGCCCAAGTCATCGCCTCCCAGCGCGAGCTGCGTATCCCGGTGGAACGGCTCAATGTGCACGGCGGGGCCATTGCGCTGGGACATCCGTTCGGCGCCACTGGCGCGCGCATCATGACCACCCTGATCAACGGGCTGCGAACACGCGACGCGCAGTGGGGCGTGGAGACCATGTGCGTCGGGGGTGGCCAGGGCATGGCCATGGTGCTGGAACGCCTCAGCTGA
- a CDS encoding ABC transporter substrate-binding protein, whose translation MCVVAEELEFFTEAGVEVETVSIQSSLDQRDRLLSGNVDVGVTAMDNLVVWNAAGGDLRIVAQVETTTPLLLTANASVGTVEDLRGRKLGVDALANGFAVVLRHLLVEHGLALQECEFVPVGGVRERFEALRAGSIDATLLGPPLDELALREGHVALLSVADQVRDFPGQGIVAGARAVRESEGLVRYLRALEAARVWLHGAPPHEALDVLTRGGYVAASARAALRTRPVSLAPERAGLARIVSMRDELGMLPDPVRIDELYDGRPLGLGLRS comes from the coding sequence GTGTGCGTCGTCGCTGAGGAGCTGGAGTTCTTCACCGAGGCCGGTGTCGAGGTCGAGACCGTGTCGATCCAGTCGTCGCTGGATCAGCGGGATCGGTTGCTGAGCGGGAATGTCGACGTCGGTGTCACGGCCATGGACAACCTCGTGGTGTGGAACGCGGCCGGAGGGGATCTCCGGATCGTGGCCCAGGTCGAGACGACGACGCCCCTGCTGCTCACCGCCAACGCCTCGGTGGGCACGGTCGAGGATCTGCGGGGCAGGAAGCTTGGCGTGGACGCGCTGGCCAATGGTTTCGCGGTGGTCCTGCGGCACCTGCTGGTGGAGCACGGTCTGGCGCTCCAGGAGTGCGAGTTCGTGCCCGTGGGCGGGGTGCGGGAGCGCTTCGAGGCGCTGCGTGCCGGCAGCATCGATGCGACGTTGCTGGGCCCGCCACTGGATGAACTGGCCCTGCGGGAAGGTCATGTGGCGCTGTTGTCCGTGGCGGATCAGGTGCGGGACTTTCCGGGGCAGGGCATCGTGGCCGGAGCCAGGGCAGTGCGGGAGAGCGAAGGGCTCGTCCGCTACCTCAGGGCCCTGGAGGCGGCGCGCGTCTGGTTGCACGGCGCTCCGCCGCATGAGGCTCTGGACGTGCTGACCCGCGGCGGGTACGTGGCGGCGTCGGCGCGAGCCGCGCTGCGGACGCGGCCGGTGTCCCTGGCTCCCGAGCGCGCCGGACTGGCGCGGATCGTGTCGATGCGGGACGAGCTCGGCATGCTGCCCGACCCGGTGCGGATCGATGAGCTGTATGACGGTCGCCCCCTCGGTCTGGGGCTGCGGTCATGA
- a CDS encoding hotdog fold thioesterase has protein sequence MTEELPVAQSVRTMLEGDHTCELLGIQVEFAKDGQSRATMRVRPDMVNGHAIVHGGLVFSLADTTFACAVNSYGPPVVTASADVTYLRPGSLGDVLVAEAVTRARRGRSLVCDVTVRRGEEIIAEFRGRGAQLKDDRGRPGG, from the coding sequence ATGACGGAAGAACTCCCGGTGGCGCAGAGCGTGCGCACCATGCTGGAGGGCGACCACACCTGCGAACTACTTGGAATCCAGGTGGAGTTCGCGAAAGACGGGCAGTCGCGGGCCACGATGCGCGTACGGCCCGACATGGTGAACGGGCACGCGATCGTGCACGGCGGACTGGTGTTCTCGCTGGCCGACACCACGTTCGCCTGTGCGGTCAACAGCTACGGACCGCCGGTCGTCACCGCGAGCGCGGACGTCACCTACCTGCGTCCCGGGTCGCTCGGTGACGTGCTGGTCGCCGAGGCGGTGACCCGCGCCCGGCGCGGCCGCTCGTTGGTCTGTGACGTCACGGTGCGGCGCGGCGAGGAGATCATCGCTGAGTTCCGTGGACGCGGTGCGCAGCTCAAGGACGATCGCGGGCGCCCGGGCGGATAG
- a CDS encoding bifunctional 3-(3-hydroxy-phenyl)propionate/3-hydroxycinnamic acid hydroxylase: MSQDYEVVVIGGGPVGAMALAQLGHAGVRALGVEREPELWQQARAVHFDAEAMRSFQAMGRGAEIAALTKPMCDYRMENEAGETLIAQPTGEWGPQSWHGENLFHQPEIDALLRAEVDRLPSVELRLGTTLMEVVQGDDVVRCQVRTPEGATQTLTARWVIACDGATSTVRRLLDIPTENLGTDDPWLVADGRLHDTDGIKGDMVFLGRHTRPALWIRLPGDRARMEFKVLPGDDPQEIATAEGLARISQGVLTPRTFDPERVAVYTFRARVAASWRVGNVFLAGDAAHQAPPMFGMGLCAGLRDVANLVWKLRLVALGRARPSLLDTYESERREHARYWVHKAATMATLIQTTDPEVAAQRDAYIRAHPEDSYPAAPALGPGLHTGPADRHGGLISAQPILSDGTRLDDLVGRRFLLAASPQLLAELPEFVRTALEDEPEVTVLSSPQHVSALLASLEASAVLVRPDRYVLGTAQTPAALEELVRLLPLAGAQESCGEASPQGDAAVAPS, encoded by the coding sequence GTGTCACAGGACTACGAAGTGGTTGTCATCGGTGGCGGACCCGTCGGGGCGATGGCCCTGGCGCAACTGGGGCACGCCGGTGTCCGCGCCCTGGGAGTCGAGCGAGAGCCCGAACTGTGGCAGCAGGCGCGCGCCGTGCACTTCGACGCCGAAGCCATGCGGTCCTTCCAGGCCATGGGGCGGGGAGCGGAGATCGCGGCTCTGACCAAGCCGATGTGCGACTACCGCATGGAGAACGAAGCCGGCGAAACCCTGATCGCTCAGCCCACGGGGGAGTGGGGACCGCAGTCCTGGCACGGGGAGAATCTGTTCCACCAGCCCGAGATCGATGCGCTGCTGCGCGCGGAGGTCGACCGGCTCCCGAGTGTCGAACTCCGCCTGGGCACAACCTTGATGGAGGTCGTGCAGGGCGATGACGTCGTGCGATGTCAGGTGCGGACTCCCGAGGGAGCAACGCAGACGCTCACGGCCCGCTGGGTGATCGCCTGCGACGGTGCCACCTCGACCGTCCGGCGCCTGCTCGACATCCCCACGGAGAACCTCGGGACCGATGATCCGTGGCTCGTCGCCGACGGACGCCTGCACGATACGGACGGCATCAAGGGGGACATGGTGTTCCTCGGCCGCCACACCCGGCCCGCGCTGTGGATCAGGCTTCCCGGAGACCGGGCCCGTATGGAGTTCAAGGTCCTGCCCGGCGACGATCCGCAGGAGATCGCCACTGCGGAGGGCCTGGCCCGCATCAGTCAGGGCGTCCTCACGCCGCGGACCTTCGACCCCGAACGCGTGGCCGTCTACACGTTCCGCGCACGCGTCGCCGCCTCATGGCGGGTCGGCAACGTGTTCCTCGCGGGCGACGCCGCGCACCAGGCGCCTCCCATGTTCGGCATGGGCCTGTGCGCCGGACTGCGGGACGTGGCCAACCTGGTGTGGAAGCTCCGGCTCGTCGCGCTCGGGAGGGCCAGGCCGTCGCTGCTCGACACCTACGAGTCCGAACGCAGGGAGCACGCCAGGTACTGGGTCCACAAGGCGGCCACGATGGCCACCCTCATCCAGACCACCGATCCGGAGGTCGCGGCGCAACGTGACGCCTACATTCGCGCCCACCCGGAGGACTCGTACCCGGCGGCGCCCGCTCTCGGGCCGGGACTTCACACCGGCCCGGCCGACCGGCACGGCGGTCTGATATCCGCGCAGCCGATCCTGTCGGACGGGACCCGTCTCGATGATCTCGTCGGGCGCCGGTTCCTGTTGGCTGCGTCGCCTCAACTCCTGGCGGAACTGCCCGAGTTCGTGCGTACCGCGCTGGAGGACGAGCCCGAGGTCACGGTCCTCAGCTCGCCCCAGCATGTGAGCGCGCTGCTCGCGTCGCTCGAGGCGTCGGCTGTTCTGGTGCGCCCCGACCGCTACGTGCTGGGCACGGCGCAGACGCCGGCCGCACTCGAAGAGCTGGTCAGGCTCCTGCCCCTGGCGGGGGCTCAAGAATCCTGCGGCGAGGCATCTCCGCAAGGGGATGCGGCCGTAGCGCCCAGCTGA
- a CDS encoding VOC family protein yields the protein MSESPISSVSPITHLRHVDIAVQDYEKQVAFYEEKWGLVKAGSDGDVTYFAAEGSPEQYVIRVRRAQDKRLDLVSYGAADRETVDALAVRLARGGVRLVGEPDVLQTPGGGYGFRFFDVEGRTIEVSTEVAARRHRRIEEREDIPVRLSHVVLNSPEPEKLQAFYEKFLDFRLTDTNVHPELGGIMWFMRCNPQHHSMAIARCPHVSLHHASFEMRGLDEYMRGSGRLMRDGVHKVWGPGRHRAGDNTFTYFHDPNGNTMEYTTELETLDEDSWHPHLYSTDDPETSDQWGTSNPMNDFVSREMFNDPDRGLFTPPPV from the coding sequence ATGTCTGAGAGTCCGATCAGTTCGGTGAGTCCGATCACGCATTTGCGGCATGTGGATATCGCGGTGCAGGACTATGAGAAGCAGGTGGCTTTCTATGAGGAGAAGTGGGGGTTGGTCAAGGCGGGGTCGGATGGTGATGTCACGTATTTCGCGGCGGAGGGGTCGCCGGAGCAGTATGTGATCCGGGTGCGTCGGGCGCAGGACAAGCGGCTGGACCTGGTGTCCTACGGTGCCGCGGACCGGGAGACGGTGGATGCGCTCGCGGTGCGGCTGGCCCGCGGGGGTGTGCGGTTGGTGGGGGAGCCGGATGTGTTGCAGACGCCGGGGGGTGGTTATGGTTTCCGGTTCTTCGATGTGGAGGGCCGCACGATCGAGGTGTCGACGGAGGTGGCGGCGCGCAGGCATCGGCGGATCGAGGAGCGTGAGGACATTCCGGTGCGGCTGTCGCATGTGGTGTTGAACTCGCCGGAGCCGGAGAAGCTGCAGGCGTTTTATGAGAAGTTTCTGGATTTCCGGCTGACGGATACGAATGTGCATCCGGAGCTGGGCGGGATCATGTGGTTCATGCGGTGCAATCCGCAGCATCACTCGATGGCGATCGCGCGGTGTCCGCATGTGTCGTTGCATCATGCGTCGTTCGAGATGCGTGGGCTGGATGAGTACATGCGGGGCAGTGGCCGGCTGATGCGGGACGGTGTGCACAAGGTGTGGGGTCCGGGCCGGCACCGGGCGGGGGACAACACGTTCACGTACTTCCATGACCCGAACGGGAACACGATGGAGTACACGACGGAGCTGGAGACGCTGGACGAGGACTCCTGGCATCCGCACCTGTATTCCACGGACGATCCGGAGACGTCGGATCAGTGGGGTACCTCGAACCCGATGAACGATTTCGTGTCCCGGGAGATGTTCAACGATCCCGACCGCGGCCTGTTCACCCCACCCCCCGTATGA
- a CDS encoding TetR/AcrR family transcriptional regulator translates to MAVRSESSRRAILDATMDLLVRDGRRAITVQKLTMEAIAKRAKVSKATIYRWWPSKGAVVIDAFMENHLASTRIPEGVPVREALLAHLKALISRYAGPQGKLVSQIIAEGQYDPDILANFRSRFWNERAAATEKLMRRGIDEGTFRSDLDPSAAAQLFYAPVYFHLLFGTSPLDDALAEQLVDLGIQGLAAHPPQDGAT, encoded by the coding sequence GTGGCTGTACGAAGCGAATCGAGTCGCCGAGCAATCCTCGACGCGACCATGGACCTGCTCGTCCGTGATGGCCGACGCGCCATCACGGTGCAGAAGCTGACCATGGAGGCGATCGCCAAGCGGGCCAAGGTCAGCAAGGCGACGATCTACCGGTGGTGGCCCAGCAAGGGCGCCGTCGTCATCGACGCCTTCATGGAGAACCATCTAGCCAGCACCCGCATCCCCGAAGGGGTGCCGGTACGAGAGGCGCTCCTGGCACACCTCAAGGCGCTCATCTCTCGCTATGCCGGACCGCAGGGCAAGCTGGTCTCGCAGATCATCGCCGAGGGGCAGTACGACCCCGACATCCTGGCCAACTTCCGTTCGCGGTTCTGGAATGAACGCGCGGCGGCGACCGAGAAGTTGATGCGGCGAGGCATCGACGAGGGCACCTTCCGGTCCGACCTCGACCCGAGCGCTGCAGCCCAACTGTTCTACGCACCGGTCTACTTCCACCTCCTCTTCGGAACCAGCCCGCTCGACGACGCACTTGCCGAACAACTCGTCGACCTGGGGATCCAGGGCCTCGCCGCGCATCCGCCCCAGGACGGCGCGACCTGA
- a CDS encoding fumarylacetoacetate hydrolase family protein, with amino-acid sequence MKLGRISAASPDGEQIRLVAALPDEGRVVDLARAYALGRQAQGATPDAARRLAAAHFPSSMSAAIAAGPAFLEAAHWAVDQAADDASLPLDSVKWVAAVDSPVIRDGLTFPEHMKHFHEKVGGGLPNPQLFKTPGYFKGSTGVSFGHDQEIPYPAYSEYVDYELEMGLIVGAAGHNLTPDEARSRLFGVTIFNDFSARDVQGPEMGMGMGPQKCKDYAYGIGPWITTVDELPSTEGLKGVVRVNGEVWSETRAEGMIYTPEEMLAYVSIGDNLQPGDLIGSGTLPYGAGLEIDKKLSPGDVIELELEGVGVLRNRLSREPEKAPWWPEARPYPFGTPEN; translated from the coding sequence ATGAAACTCGGTCGTATTTCCGCTGCATCGCCCGACGGCGAACAGATCAGGCTGGTCGCCGCCCTGCCGGATGAGGGCAGGGTCGTCGACCTGGCCAGGGCCTACGCCCTGGGCCGGCAGGCGCAGGGAGCGACACCGGACGCGGCCCGGCGCCTCGCCGCGGCCCATTTCCCCTCGAGCATGTCCGCTGCCATCGCCGCGGGCCCCGCCTTCCTCGAAGCCGCCCACTGGGCGGTGGACCAGGCCGCCGATGACGCCTCGCTGCCCCTCGACAGCGTGAAGTGGGTGGCCGCCGTGGACTCGCCCGTCATCCGGGACGGGCTGACCTTCCCGGAGCACATGAAGCACTTCCACGAGAAGGTGGGCGGCGGACTACCCAACCCCCAACTGTTCAAGACCCCGGGCTACTTCAAGGGCTCCACCGGCGTGAGCTTCGGTCACGACCAGGAGATCCCCTACCCCGCCTACTCCGAATACGTCGACTACGAACTGGAGATGGGCCTGATCGTCGGCGCGGCCGGCCACAACCTGACGCCCGACGAGGCCCGCTCGCGGCTCTTCGGCGTCACCATCTTCAACGACTTCAGTGCGCGCGACGTCCAGGGCCCCGAGATGGGCATGGGCATGGGCCCTCAGAAGTGCAAGGACTACGCGTACGGCATCGGCCCCTGGATCACCACCGTCGACGAGCTGCCCTCGACCGAGGGCCTCAAGGGCGTCGTCCGGGTCAACGGCGAGGTGTGGAGCGAGACCCGCGCCGAGGGAATGATCTACACGCCCGAGGAAATGCTCGCCTACGTCTCCATCGGCGACAACCTGCAGCCCGGCGACCTCATCGGCTCCGGGACCCTGCCCTACGGCGCCGGCCTGGAGATCGACAAGAAGCTCTCGCCCGGTGACGTGATCGAGCTCGAACTGGAGGGCGTCGGCGTACTGCGCAACCGCCTGAGCAGGGAGCCGGAGAAGGCGCCCTGGTGGCCCGAGGCCCGCCCCTACCCCTTCGGCACGCCAGAGAACTGA
- a CDS encoding cupin domain-containing protein, giving the protein MSSAQVLKPVRRIVTGHTAKGRSTIVNDGPTPNVFVSTDVEGFGAIVPWQTEPGDLSNDDNNDPAPAEAEVPMSPKLGGTVFRIASFPPDESYSDAAADSLFGDIGGDHARDAAQDTEGDRHFWFHRTDSLDYAIVLEGEIWLLTDEEETLARTGDVIIQRGTNHSWANRSDRTCRMAFVLMGALPVGSAASVVS; this is encoded by the coding sequence ATGAGCAGCGCGCAAGTCCTCAAGCCGGTACGCCGCATCGTCACCGGGCACACCGCCAAGGGGCGTTCGACGATCGTCAATGACGGTCCGACCCCCAACGTCTTCGTGTCGACGGACGTCGAAGGGTTCGGCGCGATCGTGCCGTGGCAGACCGAGCCCGGTGACCTCAGCAACGACGACAACAACGACCCCGCCCCGGCGGAGGCCGAGGTTCCGATGTCCCCGAAGCTCGGCGGGACGGTGTTCAGGATCGCGAGCTTCCCGCCCGACGAGTCCTACAGCGACGCTGCCGCCGATTCCCTCTTCGGTGACATCGGGGGAGATCACGCCCGTGATGCCGCGCAGGACACCGAGGGCGACCGCCACTTCTGGTTCCACCGGACCGACAGCCTGGACTACGCGATCGTCCTCGAGGGCGAGATCTGGCTGCTGACAGATGAGGAGGAGACCCTCGCCAGGACCGGAGACGTGATCATCCAGCGCGGCACCAACCACTCCTGGGCCAATCGCAGCGATCGCACCTGCCGCATGGCGTTCGTCCTCATGGGTGCTCTGCCCGTCGGCAGCGCCGCCTCCGTCGTCTCATGA